One Gammaproteobacteria bacterium genomic window, TTTAAAGGATGGTAACCTGTATTTTAGGACGCAATTTGATTATCAATTACCTAAAGAAAAAGATTGAGAGATTAAACTCAATTAAACAAGGAGAATGGGAAAGCTTAAACCAATATCATCAGCACAATGGCTGCTTGATGCAGTATTTATCAGATGAATTAGATGATCCCGATTGTGAACCGTGCGGCGAAGTAGAATTGCAAACCAGAATCAAAACTATCTGAAGATATAAAGCATGATTTTAGTGTTGCAAGCTAACGATTATTTGCGACATAGGTATATCAAAATAAACCCTAGAGCTAGGTTTGCAAGTTCAGGAAACAACGCAAGAAAAGCTTTTCTCTGATTATCAATTACCTTATCGAAATGATAACCTCAAAATTGACTCAGGCTTAGCACTCTCTTCATGGAAGGATGGGGGCTGGGGGCGATATCGTTGCACAAGGTAAAAAGCAAGGCTACTTTAGTGATAATTTGATTCCGCCAATGGTAAAGATGATAAACAGCTTGAGTTATGAAGTTCGACCTACATGGCTAACTTATATTCCATCATCAAGGCATCCCAATCTCGTAAGAGTTTTGCACATATAGCGTTCTAAACTGACGTTGAATGTAAAGATACATTATTCGTGGCAGACATAAGGCCCCCAAAAAACTATGGGAAAACAGTTTTTTTCAAGTAAAAATTTGGATGGTGCTTTTGGGATAGACACATCTCAGGGTTATGTAGCTCCTGTATGGCTTCTCGATGATGCTGTTGACTCACGGTGGACATTCACTATTGCAGGAGCACTTTTGCGAAAGAATGGCGCGCCTAAAGGGATACCAATTGCATTAACTAGTACGAGTAAAAATGACTAGTATGACTAAATTTGATAAGAAGATAAATTAATGATAAGTGAAAACATTAAAGCAAAAATTGCTACTAACAAGTCACTTTAACGCTAATGAAGTTAAAGAATATAAAATATTTTCAATAAATGAATATGGATATTTCTCTTATTGGTTGTATCGAAATAATTTTAAGCCAGAAAGTTTGCTTAATGATGCTACGTTCAATGATGAAAAGGGTGTTATGGAATAATCAATCAAGCCATATTGAAGCAAAGAAAATCATTGATTTTAAAAGATTAGATAAAACTATATCTAATATTACGTTTGAGCGAATCCAGCACTTATTAAACAGAGGTGCAAAGCCTAGGTTTAGCATTAGATAAGTGGCAGAGTGCTGGAGTTTGGATCTTGGACAGGCAGCATTCGCATTATCCTCAGTCCTTCAGAAAACAGTTAAAACATCAAAGTCCAGCTCTTTTATTTGGTGTCGGTAACAGTGAGTTACTGATGAAAAAATCAATAGGATTTGTTGGCTCAAGAGATTGCACCATTGACGATAAACAAGCAACAAACAATGTATGTTGAAAAAAATAAACAGGCTTGGTTTTCAAGTTGTATCAGTGCAGCTAAAGGTAGACACTTGCGCCATGCTCGCATCGTTGGAGAATAATAATCAAGCCACTGGAATAATGGCAGACAGCTTGTTTAGAGCCAGTGCCTCAAGCAATTGGCGACAGCACCTAAAAAATAACAAGTTAGTTCTAATTAGCCCATTTTTTCCAGAATCTAGATTTACTCCAGCCAACGCAATGGCGAGAAATAAATATATATACTTGCTGTCTACGGCCACGGTTGTCGTTATATCGGGTGAGAAAGGTGGAACTTGGGAAGGAGCTAAAGAAAACCTAAAAAAAGAGTGGGTACCAACTTTGGTTTCAACTCATCAACATCCTCTCCAAGCTGGAAACAATGCACTGTTATCAGGTGTCGGTCTAACGAAAGGTCACGCCAAGCCTCTTCCTTTATCACTTGAATTGAATAATGAACAAATTTCAAATCTGATAAAAGGACAAGAGATAGAGCAATCAAAAGAGGTTTCTGTATCTAATAAAGATGTTCCTGAAATTTCTCAAAATAGCCAATCGAGTTTACAGAGCAGTGTATTGGCTATGCCAGTTAAAGATAAGTCACAAGAACCAAGTCAAATGATTGAACAACAATCTGAGCTATGGGGAAACCAAACAATAGCAGAGTTTAATACCACAGAATCTACTGATAACAAAGCATTAAATACCGAAAAAGCAGTAGATTTTGATGAGACTGAGCAAGATAAAAATTTAGGAATCGAAGCTGCTCCAAACGAAAATAATACTGAAGGATCAACCAAAAAATGTTCAGACCTTTCTAACATTCATACAATGAGTCTGATTGACCTTTTTTATGAAAAACTATCTGTTTTGATTAAACAAAAGCCCAATAATTTAATTGATAAGACACAGCTGGATGAATACTTTCCTGAGTTAGAAATCATTAGCAAGACAGCACTCGATAAATGGTTAAAACATCTGGTTGATGAAGGCAAAATACTGCGACCATCTACAAAGATAAAACAGTTCTCATTACCTCAAATTTCGCTAAAACAGTGATACCAATAATAAACAGCGAAAACAAAACTCAAAGATAGAAAAATTTCATCAAGCATGGGGCAGCAATGAAGAAGCTGACGAAAAAGTGCCAAAAATTTCTAACTCGGAAGAAATATGGAAGTTATTAAGTAAGCCAAATATTTGGTTATCTAATGAATATATAGACCTTAGTATTTCTTTCGAGACAACATGGGATCCAGAACATGGAATTACATTTCTATTCAAAAATGAGAAACTATTTAAAATCGAATAAAAAACCTAATTAATGTATTAATTCGTCCACTTCGCTTCGTATGACGGTGTTCTTTTATACCCCTTCCATTTCGCTAAGACGCACAGAAATATTCGGAAATAAGCTACATACTGTCTGAGCGAAGCGAGTTTATGAAGCGCCGAATATTTTGAGTATCGAAGGAAGCCGCCGGCCGGAATGTCGGGTCGTGTTTTCTTTTGCTGGCTTTGCTTTACACGAGTAAAGAAAAGTAACATTATCTGCTGGATTCCCGCCTTCGCGGAATGACGACTGTGTAACCAATGGGTTCAGAGTCGTTGATTCTGTGACCTCATTGATTAATGACTTAACTAAATATTCCTTGAAATTTAATAAATAATTGGTTTAGAATGCGCAACACTTTTGAAATCATTGCATGTTGCAGTGATAAATAACATCCTGATTCGGAGGAAAAACAATGAAACAACTACAACGAGATAACAACAGCTAAGCCTTCGAAAATTCAATTTTTTTGGAAGGCAGTTTATGGATAATGCCTTTCAGATAGAGATAAAAGCCTGAATTGCATTATGTTTTTCAGGCTTTTTTTATGCCTGATAATTTTAACAAATTAACAAAGGTCGGGTTTCGGTCAAATCTATACGAATGTTATAGACTCCAAGGCCATTGACAAAAAAGGAGAAAACTATGAAAAAAGTCAGAAACACAGTCGCAAGACTTGCCATTATGCGCAAAGGCGGAGTTCATGACAAAACGAACAAAGCCAAACGCCGAAGAGAGAAGCAAAGCTTCAAGAAACAAATAAGGACCAAGGATTTTGGTCCTTTTTGTTTATGTGGTTTGAAAGTCGATTTTAGTTTAGTCGGTTAGTTGGCTTTAGCCAATCTATTTTTCGTGGACTGAAGTCCACTACCCAATTATTCAAATAGCTTCAAAGGTTTGTTATTCTAAGGAGTGATGCAAGGAAGATTCTGCATTGATTTAAGAGATCCTTTGCTTTTTGCTCAGGATGACGGAGTGTTTATTCATAAGCAAATCTTATATTTGATATAAATATTAGTGACTTTTGTTTATCTTTGTCCTGCTATAATATGGGCTCAGAAATTTCAAAAGAGTTACAAATCATGACGAACAGAACCACTCTTGCTAACGCCATCCGCGTTTTATCTATGGATGCGATTCAAAAAGCAAATTCTGGTCATCCGGGTGCTCCTATGGGCATGGCGGATTTGGCCGAAGTATTATACAACGATTTCATGAAACACAATCCGAAGAATCCGAAATGGTTCGACCGGGATCGTTTCGTTTTGTCCAACGGACATGGCTCGATGCTGATGTATTCCTTGCTGCATCTGACAGGCTATGATTTAAGTATGGATGACATCAAAAATTTCCGTCAACTTCATTCCAAAACTCCGGGACATCCGGAATACGGTTACACGCCGGGTGTAGAAACAACAACCGGGCCATTAGGTCAAGGGATTACTAATGCGGTCGGTATGGCTCTAGCTGAGAAACTATTGGCGGAAGAATTCAATCAGGACAAATTGGATATTGTTAATCACTTTACTTATGTGTTTTTGGGTGATGGGTGTTTGATGGAAGGGATTTCGCATGAGGCTTGTTCATTGGCAGGGACGTTGAAATTAGGCAAGTTGATTGCTGTTTATGATGATAACAATATTTCTATCGATGGTGAAGTGGATGGTTGGTTCACCGATGATACGGCAAAACGATTTAAGGCTTATGGTTGGCATGTGCAAAAAATTGACGGACATGATTCCAAGTCCATCAAAAAGGCAATTAAGAAAGCCAGAAGAGTTAAAGACAAGCCATCCATCATTTGTGCAAAAACAATTATTGGAAAAGGAGCTCCGAATAAAGCAGGCTCGCATGATTGTCATGGTGCGCCACTTGGTGATGAAGAGATTGCATTGACTCGCAAAGCATTGGGCTGGGAATCTCCGGCTTTTGAAATTCCGCAAGATGTTTATGACGGCTGGAATGCCGTTGAATCAGGAGCCAAAGCGGAGAAGAAATGGAATAAAAAATTCGCAAAATATTCTAAAAAATTCCCTGAAAAATCCGCCGAATTTGCATTAAGAATGAAAGGTGAATTACCGGATGATTTCGAATCAAAAGCACAAGCAGAGATTAAAAAAGCACAAGCTGAAGCTCCGGCAATGCCAACTCGAAAAGCCTCCAAATATGCTCTGGAAGCACTAGGTCCTCTGGTTCCCGGTTTGTTTGGTGGTTCTGCGGATTTAACACCATCGAATAACACATTCTGGTCGCAATCCAAAGCCTGCAATGATGGAGAACTTGATTTCAGTGGCAACTACTTATCTTATGGTGTGCGTGAATTCGGCATGACAGCAATGATGAATGGCATGATGCTGCATGGTGGCTTGATGCCTTATGGTGCAACATTTTTGATGTTTTCTGAATACGCCAGAAATGCGCTTCGCATGGCGGCGTTGATGAAGATTCGTGGTTTGTTTGTTTATACTCATGATTCGATTGGTGTCGGTGAAGATGGTCCGACTCATCAGCCTGTTGAACAAACCTCAACCTTACGTCTCATTCCGAATATGGATGTATGGCGTCCTTGTGATGCAGTGGAATCAGTTGCAGCGTGGAAATCAGGCCTTGAAAAAGCCGATGGTCCGACTTGTCTGACATTCACCCGACAAAATACCGATAAACAAGAAAGAACAGACGAACAAGTCACTAATATTTCGAAAGGTGGTTATGTTTTAAAAGATTCAATTGGAACGCCAGAGGTAATTATCATAGCAACCGGGTCTGAAGTTGGTTTGGCAATGCAGGCAGCCGAACAAATAGGCGATAAGGTTCGTGTGGTTTCCATGCCTTGCACTAATATTTTTGATAAACAGGATCAGGAATATAAAGAAAGCGTCTTACCGGCATCAGTCACGATAAGAGTCGCTGTGGAAGCTGGACATGGTGATTTCTGGTACAAATATGTGGGTTTGAATGGTTCTGTTGTGAGTCAGAATACATTCGGAGAATCCGCTCCGGGAGCTCAGTTATTTAAAGAATTTGGTTTCACCGTTGAAAATGTGGTGAAAGCAGTCAAACAAACTATGGGAGAGTAACAATGGCATTAATTTCATTAAGACAATTATTGGATCATGCGGCAGAGAAAGGTTATGGAATGCCGGCGTTTAATGTGAACAACATGGAGCAAATCCATGCAATTATGGAAGCAGCTGCGATCACAAACTCTCCTGTAATTCTACAAGGTTCAGCCGGAGCCAGAAAATATGCAGGGCCGGCTTTCATCAAAGGTTTGGTGCAATCTGCGGTTCAACAATGGCCGGATATTCCAATTGTTCTGCATCAGGATCATGGTGCATCACCGGCAGTTTGCCAACAATCGCTGTATTTGGGCTTTACATCGGTGATGATGGATGGTTCTTTGAAAGAAGATATGAAAACACCTTCTGATTATGAATACAATGTTGAAGTGACGCGTAAAGTTGTTGATATGGCTCACGCTTGCGGAGCCTCTGTCGAAGGCGAATTAGGTGTTTTGGGTTCTTTAGAAACCGGCATGGCGGCTGAGGAAGATGGTTCGGGAGCGGAAGGAAAGCTATCAATGGAGCAGTTGTTAACCGATCCGAATGAAGCGAAAGATTTCGTTGAAAAAACAAATGTGGACGCTCTGGCAATTGCTTGTGGAACTTCTCATGGAGCTTATAAATTCTCCAAGCCACCGACCGGCGATATTTTATCGATACAAAGAATTAAAGAAATTCATCAAGCGATTCCAAACACGCATTTGGTGATGCATGGCTCTTCCGCTGTTCCTCAGGAATGGTTGAAAGTTATTAATGAATTTGGTGGCGAAATCCCTGAAACCTACGGTGTTCCGGTTGAAGAAGTTCAGGAAGGCATTAAACATGGTGTGAGAAAAGTCAATATTGATACCGATTTGCGTTTGGCATCAACCGGTGCAATTCGTAAGTTTTTATATGAAAATCCATCAAACTTTGATCCTCGTAAATTCTTTAGAAAAGCAACAGATGCGATGCGTGATGTGTGTATCAATCGTTTTGAGGCTTTTGGTTCTGCCGGAAATGCCTCCAAAATCAAACCGATTTCCATGGATGATATGGCTGAAAGGTATAAAGGTTAGTTGTGTTGGGTAGTTGGCTTTAGCCAACCTTTAGAAATAATAAATGATTTCATTGGTGGGCTTAAGCCCACTACCCGGAGACTTTATTATGAAACTCAAATGCATAATTTTTGATGTGGACGGAACGATGGCTGATACCGAACGTAATGGTCATCGGGTTGCCTTTAATCTGGCATTTGAGGAAAAAGGATTGAATTGGAACTGGGATGAGGAGTTATATGGAAGACTTCTTAAAATTACAGGTGGCAAAGAACGCATCAACTATTACCAAACTGATTTTCTTAAAAAGCAGGTTTTATCAGATGAACAAATCAAGAATTTGCATGCTTGTAAAACCAAACATTATGTTGAACTGCTTCAGTACGGGAAAATTCCTTTACGAAGTGGAGTGAAAGAGTTGATTGAACAAGCTCTGCAAAACAATATCAAAGTGGCAATTTCAACCACCACCACACCGGTTAATGTCACTACTTTGTTGCATGCAACTTTAGGTAAAGACTCAAAAAAAATGTTTTCAGAAATAGCAGCCGGAGACATTGTTCCGAATAAGAAACCGGCTCCGGATATTTATTTGCATGCTTTGAATAATCTCAATTTAAGAGCGGACGATTGTATTGCCATTGAAGATTCAGAAGCGGGACTTGAATCGGCGGTGAATGCCGGAATCAAAACAATCATCACCACAAATTTATACACACAAAATCAGGATTTCTCCAAAGCTGAACTTGTCACAAACAGTCTCGCTGAAGTGAATCTCAATCAATTAATAAATATTTTAGGAGAGAATCATGTCTAAAAAACATCCGATTATCGCTGTTACCGGTTCTTCAGGAGCAGGTACAACCACGGTTAAATCTGCATTTGAACATATTTTTCACAGACAGAATATCAATCCTGTTGTGGTTGAGGGTGATTCTTTTCATCGTTATGATCGTGTAACCATGAAGAAGAAAGTTCAGCAGGCTCAAAAGGAAAAGCGGAACTTTAGTCACTTTGGTTTTGAGGCAAATATTCTGAAAGATTTGGAAAATATGTTTAAGACCTACGGTGAAAATGGTGTGTGTAAACGACGTTTTTATTTGCACTCTGAACAGGAAGCTGCTCCCTATGGGCAAAATCCGGGTGAGTTCACGCCTTGGGAGGATGCCGGTGAGGGAAGCGATTTGATGCTTTATGAAGGACTCCACGGAGCGGTTGTGAATGATAAGCACGGAATTGATATTGCTAAATATGCAGATTTAAAAATCGGTGTTGTTCCCATTGTGAATTTGGAATGGATTCAAAAAATTCACCGTGATACAGCTCAAAGAGGTTATAAACCCGAAGAAGTAACGGATACCATTTTGAGAAGAATGAGGGACTATGTCAATGTCATCACTCCGCAGTTTTCACAAACTGATATTAATTTCCAGAGAATTCCATTAGTTGATACCTCAAATCCTTTTATATCTAGAGATATACCGACCAGTGATGAATCAAAAGTTGTAGTTCGTTTTAAAGATTCTGTAGCACTAAAAATAGATTTTCACTATTTACAATCCATGTTGAAAGATTCGTATATGTCAAGACGTAATACGATTGTCGTTCCCGGAGGAAAGATGCAGCTGGCTATGGAAGTGATTCTGCATTCAATTATTGAACGTATGTTGCAAAAGTCGAAAAAATTACGCAAATAGTATCAATTCAGAATGGTTGAAAGCAGTTTTGAAGTTTAAACAAAACTGCTTTTTGCCGGCAGGATTTTCATAACATCTGCAAAAATTCCTGCCGCTGTGACATTAGCACCGGCACCATATCCACGCAGAACCATCGGAATCGGCTGGTAATAATGGCTGTAGAATGAAATGGCATTCTCACCATCTTTTACCGCATAAAGAGCAGAATCAGCAGAGACTTTGACAATTTTTACCGAGCAATTTTCTCCATCTACAATACCAATATATCTTAGTACACAATTATCTTGTGCGGCTTCTTGGGTGAGTTGGTTGATAGATTCATCTAAAGACGGCAGCTTTTGCATAAACTCATCGGTGGTTTTGCAAGCATTGAGCTCATCGGTCAATAATGATTCCACATTAACATTTTCCAGTTCCAGATTGAGTCCGGCTTCTCTGGCAATAATCAGAACTTTACGGGCGATATCCATCCCGGATAAGTCATCTCTGGGATCAGGTTCGGTGAAGCCTTTTTCTTTTGCTTTGGTAACGGCCTCTGATAATGACATGCCTTCATCCAGTTTGCCGAAGATATAAGACATCGATCCGGATAAAATTCCTTCAAACTTAATCAACTTATCACCGGCACGAAGCAAATTTCTGAACGTATCAATAACCGGCAACCCAGCACCGACATTGGTTTCGTAATTAAACTGACGATTCGTTTTAAGAGCTGTATTTTTGAGTTTTATGTAATAAGAGTAGTCTAAAGTGTTCGCTTTTTTATTGGCGGCTACGACATGATAACCGGCTTTAAAGAAGTCAAGGTAAGCAGAGGCAACGCTTTCAGATGATGTGCAGTCAACAATGATTGGATTAATCATGTTTGTTTGCTGTCTGAAAGTTTTCAGTTTCTCTCTGCTTATATCTTGCAAATCGGTTTTCATCAGCTCTCTGTAATTGGCAATGTCAATTCCTGTGCCATCGAGTAAAGCTCCTTTGGAATTGACAATTCCGCAGACTTTGATATTAATGTTTTGTTTTTGCAGATACTCATGTTGCTTCTCAATTTGTTTCAGGAACGCTTCGCCAACTAATCCGCAACCGACGAGAATGATTTCGACTTGTTGAACCGAATTAAAAAATAATTGGTGACAGCTATTTAAAGCTCGTTGGGTGCGATTTTCTTCAATCACTGCGGAAATCGAGCGTTCATTGGAGCCTTGCGCAATGGCTACAATGTTGACGTTGGCAACGGCGAGAGACTGAAAAAATTGAGCGGCTGTGCCACGGCGTTTTTTCATGTTGTCGGAAATCAAGGTTATTACCGAAAGGTTGTCTCTGAAATTGATTGGCTCCAGCATGTTGT contains:
- a CDS encoding DNA-processing protein DprA, with translation MLKKINRLGFQVVSVQLKVDTCAMLASLENNNQATGIMADSLFRASASSNWRQHLKNNKLVLISPFFPESRFTPANAMARNKYIYLLSTATVVVISGEKGGTWEGAKENLKKEWVPTLVSTHQHPLQAGNNALLSGVGLTKGHAKPLPLSLELNNEQISNLIKGQEIEQSKEVSVSNKDVPEISQNSQSSLQSSVLAMPVKDKSQEPSQMIEQQSELWGNQTIAEFNTTESTDNKALNTEKAVDFDETEQDKNLGIEAAPNENNTEGSTKKCSDLSNIHTMSLIDLFYEKLSVLIKQKPNNLIDKTQLDEYFPELEIISKTALDKWLKHLVDEGKILRPSTKIKQFSLPQISLKQ
- the tkt gene encoding transketolase, with amino-acid sequence MTNRTTLANAIRVLSMDAIQKANSGHPGAPMGMADLAEVLYNDFMKHNPKNPKWFDRDRFVLSNGHGSMLMYSLLHLTGYDLSMDDIKNFRQLHSKTPGHPEYGYTPGVETTTGPLGQGITNAVGMALAEKLLAEEFNQDKLDIVNHFTYVFLGDGCLMEGISHEACSLAGTLKLGKLIAVYDDNNISIDGEVDGWFTDDTAKRFKAYGWHVQKIDGHDSKSIKKAIKKARRVKDKPSIICAKTIIGKGAPNKAGSHDCHGAPLGDEEIALTRKALGWESPAFEIPQDVYDGWNAVESGAKAEKKWNKKFAKYSKKFPEKSAEFALRMKGELPDDFESKAQAEIKKAQAEAPAMPTRKASKYALEALGPLVPGLFGGSADLTPSNNTFWSQSKACNDGELDFSGNYLSYGVREFGMTAMMNGMMLHGGLMPYGATFLMFSEYARNALRMAALMKIRGLFVYTHDSIGVGEDGPTHQPVEQTSTLRLIPNMDVWRPCDAVESVAAWKSGLEKADGPTCLTFTRQNTDKQERTDEQVTNISKGGYVLKDSIGTPEVIIIATGSEVGLAMQAAEQIGDKVRVVSMPCTNIFDKQDQEYKESVLPASVTIRVAVEAGHGDFWYKYVGLNGSVVSQNTFGESAPGAQLFKEFGFTVENVVKAVKQTMGE
- the fba gene encoding class II fructose-bisphosphate aldolase (catalyzes the reversible aldol condensation of dihydroxyacetonephosphate and glyceraldehyde 3-phosphate in the Calvin cycle, glycolysis, and/or gluconeogenesis) codes for the protein MALISLRQLLDHAAEKGYGMPAFNVNNMEQIHAIMEAAAITNSPVILQGSAGARKYAGPAFIKGLVQSAVQQWPDIPIVLHQDHGASPAVCQQSLYLGFTSVMMDGSLKEDMKTPSDYEYNVEVTRKVVDMAHACGASVEGELGVLGSLETGMAAEEDGSGAEGKLSMEQLLTDPNEAKDFVEKTNVDALAIACGTSHGAYKFSKPPTGDILSIQRIKEIHQAIPNTHLVMHGSSAVPQEWLKVINEFGGEIPETYGVPVEEVQEGIKHGVRKVNIDTDLRLASTGAIRKFLYENPSNFDPRKFFRKATDAMRDVCINRFEAFGSAGNASKIKPISMDDMAERYKG
- a CDS encoding HAD-IA family hydrolase, coding for MISLVGLSPLPGDFIMKLKCIIFDVDGTMADTERNGHRVAFNLAFEEKGLNWNWDEELYGRLLKITGGKERINYYQTDFLKKQVLSDEQIKNLHACKTKHYVELLQYGKIPLRSGVKELIEQALQNNIKVAISTTTTPVNVTTLLHATLGKDSKKMFSEIAAGDIVPNKKPAPDIYLHALNNLNLRADDCIAIEDSEAGLESAVNAGIKTIITTNLYTQNQDFSKAELVTNSLAEVNLNQLINILGENHV
- a CDS encoding phosphoribulokinase; protein product: MSKKHPIIAVTGSSGAGTTTVKSAFEHIFHRQNINPVVVEGDSFHRYDRVTMKKKVQQAQKEKRNFSHFGFEANILKDLENMFKTYGENGVCKRRFYLHSEQEAAPYGQNPGEFTPWEDAGEGSDLMLYEGLHGAVVNDKHGIDIAKYADLKIGVVPIVNLEWIQKIHRDTAQRGYKPEEVTDTILRRMRDYVNVITPQFSQTDINFQRIPLVDTSNPFISRDIPTSDESKVVVRFKDSVALKIDFHYLQSMLKDSYMSRRNTIVVPGGKMQLAMEVILHSIIERMLQKSKKLRK
- the thrA gene encoding bifunctional aspartate kinase/homoserine dehydrogenase I is translated as MLIHKFGGTSLANSERLQTVANIILESSKNSKTAVVLSAMGKTTDELISIIEMAKCGDDWKHHLQILENNHQQTLVQLNCACALEAQRQLTSINYLFREAEAKLQGIELLQQCPDNIYAWLVTLGEQLSIAIMYSLLFSQGLKVEIIDARECIKTGNDIFKGDVDIEKTKVNLSKRKDTQADVLLMPGFTASDQYGQPTTLGRNGSDYSSALLAIALNAENCQIWTDVDGVFNANPNEIESAYLIPQLSYHEAMELSYFGASVLHPKTITPLMQANIPCTIRNTFNVDCQGTLISHQSHQTQNFATAISSLHNITMVTVSGPGMKGMVGMAARVFDAMSEQNISIVLITQSSSEYSISFCIDTQSKDKAQSCLQKAFELEIKNNMLEPINFRDNLSVITLISDNMKKRRGTAAQFFQSLAVANVNIVAIAQGSNERSISAVIEENRTQRALNSCHQLFFNSVQQVEIILVGCGLVGEAFLKQIEKQHEYLQKQNINIKVCGIVNSKGALLDGTGIDIANYRELMKTDLQDISREKLKTFRQQTNMINPIIVDCTSSESVASAYLDFFKAGYHVVAANKKANTLDYSYYIKLKNTALKTNRQFNYETNVGAGLPVIDTFRNLLRAGDKLIKFEGILSGSMSYIFGKLDEGMSLSEAVTKAKEKGFTEPDPRDDLSGMDIARKVLIIAREAGLNLELENVNVESLLTDELNACKTTDEFMQKLPSLDESINQLTQEAAQDNCVLRYIGIVDGENCSVKIVKVSADSALYAVKDGENAISFYSHYYQPIPMVLRGYGAGANVTAAGIFADVMKILPAKSSFV